A region from the Pelobates fuscus isolate aPelFus1 chromosome 3, aPelFus1.pri, whole genome shotgun sequence genome encodes:
- the LOC134602749 gene encoding protocadherin alpha-13-like isoform X9 yields MLLEHNHFSMVIQLVIVFMIQMAAYLVMSQLHYLVPEESKHGAFVGRIAQDLGMQISDINARRLRIVYKDGTDYFQVNLQNGILFVNKIIDREELCPDTSICTVQLEIIVDKPVQIHHVDVEIEDINDNYPVFSSNEFKLIIAESRLPGSRFPLEGAVDADVGTNSITNYELSASDYFTLDVQTYTQKSKSIQLVLKKSLDREQIPVHNLTLNAYDGGKPKLSATAQLIITVQDVNDNAPLFDKPFYAVSLLENALKGTIVTKLNATDLDEGENGEIFYAFNNVVSQQVMSLFSIEPSTGIIRVMGDVDFERKNTYEIEIEAVDNGHYPMAGHCKVIVNIVDMNDNSPELTVTSLNVPVPEDASPRSVVAVISVHDKDSGSNGKTNCYISKNIPFKITSTVREYFSLIVDGPLDRESISEYDVEITATDEGSPALSVTQLIKVQISDVNDNTPTFWQTSEPISIKENNPPGSHVYTVSAFDADINQNSFITYSIIDSSVDGIFITSYISINPENGKVFALLSFDHEQVSNFQCRIKATDSGLPPLSSNLTLYFFVEDVNDNVPYVLTPFSNSESRLTEMLPRSAREGHLVTKIKAIDADSGYNAWISYEFVNPARNIPFVIGHQTGEITVIRPLMESDGDEYRLYIELKDHGDPMMSSVVTLVMLIVESGQDLPVERETHHHRKDDDFSDANIYLIISICLISSVFLITLIVYTLLKWQKYTQEINELKQHNFCPSIAGSWTYSQQRQYKVCLSGGPPKNDLILFTPNYPQSSMDDAFSNIGSLISESTGQVHLSSPVNISGSSSLVFTMGNSSIKGLYTSVFHYLISINTRSLE; encoded by the coding sequence ATGCTATTGGAACACAATCATTTCTCAATGGTAATACAGCTGGTAATTGTCTTCATGATACAAATGGCTGCTTATCTTGTTATGAGTCAGCTCCATTATTTGGTGCCAGAGGAATCTAAACACGGAGCATTTGTTGGGAGAATTGCTCAGGATCTTGGGATGCAGATCAGTGACATTAATGCCAGAAGATTAAGGATTGTCTATAAGGATGGCACAGACTATTTCCAGGTAAATCTACAAAATGGAATATTATTTGTCAATAAGATAATAGACAGAGAAGAGTTGTGTCCAGATACCAGCATTTGTACTGTGCAGCTAGAAATCATAGTAGATAAACCTGTGCAGATTCACCATGTAGATGTAGAAATTGAAGATATAAATGATAATTATCCTGTTTTCTCATCAAATGAATTCAAGCTGATAATAGCAGAATCCAGGTTGCCAGGCTCTCGCTTCCCACTAGAGGGTGCTGTTGATGCTGATGTTGGAACAAATTCTATCACAAACTATGAACTCAGTGCAAGTGATTATTTTACATTAGAtgtccaaacatacacacaaaaaagcaAGTCAATTCAACTTGTTTTGAAGAAATCTCTTGACAGAGAACAAATTCCTGTTCATAATCTTACTCTTAATGCATATGATGGTGGTAAACCAAAATTAAGTGCCACAGCCCAACTTATCATTACAGTTCAAGATGTCAATGACAATGCACCATTGTTTGATAAACCATTTTATGCAGTTAGTTTATTAGAAAATGCCCTAAAAGGAACTATTGTCACCAAGCTGAACGCAACAGATTTGGATGAAGGAGAGAATGGTGAAATATTTTATGCTTTTAACAATGTAGTTTCACAACAAGTCATGTCTCTCTTCAGCATAGAACCAAGCACAGGGATTATTAGAGTTATGGGAGATGTAGACTTTGAAAGGAAAAATACGTATGAAATTGAAATTGAGGCTGTTGATAATGGACATTATCCAATGGCTGGACACTGTAAAGTTATAGTTAACATTGTGGATATGAATGATAACTCTCCTGAATTAACTGTGACATCACTTAATGTTCCTGTTCCAGAGGATGCATCACCAAGATCAGTTGTTGCTGTCATCAGTGTTCATGATAAAGATTCTGGATCAAATGGAAAGACTAATTGTTACATTTCCAAAAATATTCCATTCAAAATAACGTCAACAGTTAGAGAATATTTTTCATTGATAGTAGATGGGCCTTTAGACCGGGAAAGTATTTCAGAATATGATGTAGAAATAACAGCTACAGATGAAGGTTCTCCAGCTCTTTCAGTAACACAATTAATAAAAGTACAAATAAGTGATGTAAATGATAATACCCCAACTTTTTGGCAAACATCTGAACCAATCTCAATCAAAGAAAACAATCCACCAGGTTCTCATGTTTACACTGTCTCAGCTTTTGATGCAGATATCAATCAGAACTCTTTCATCACATACTCGATCATAGATAGCTCAGTTGATGGAATTTTTATAACTTCTTACATCTCCATCAACCCAGAAAATGGTAAGGTGTTTGCTTTGCTTTCATTTGATCATGAACAGGTATCTAATTTCCAGTGTCGAATAAAAGCCACAGATTCTGGATTACCTCCACTGAGCAGCAATCTGACCCTCTACTTTTTTGTTGAGGATGTTAATGACAATGTCCCATATGTCCTTACTCCATTTTCCAACAGTGAATCCAGATTAACAGAGATGCTTCCAAGATCTGCTAGAGAAGGTCATTTAGTAACTAAAATCAAAGCAATTGATGCAGACTCAGGATACAATGCCTGGATTTCTTATGAGTTTGTTAACCCTGCTCGAAATATCCCATTTGTTATTGGCCATCAGACTGGAGAAATTACTGTCATTCGTCCACTTATGGAATCAGACGGAGATGAGTACAGGCTTTACATTGAATTGAAGGATCATGGAGACCCCATGATGTCATCAGTGGTCACTCTTGTCATGCTAATAGTGGAGTCTGGCCAGGATTTACCAGTAGAGAGAGAGACTCATCATCACAGAAAAGATGATGATTTTTCAGATGCCAATATCTATCTCATTATATCAATTTGTTTAATCTCCAGTGTGTTTCTCATTACCCTCATAGTATATACTTTATTGAAGTGGCAGAAATATACACAAGAAATTAATGAGTTGAAGCAACATAATTTTTGCCCAAGTATAGCAGGAAGTTGGACTTACTCTCAGCAACGTCAGTATAAGGTTTGTTTGAGTGGAGGACCACCcaaaaatgatttaatacttttTACTCCAAACTATCCCCAATCATCAATGGATGATGCATTTTCTAATATTGGGAGCTTGATATCAGAATCTACTGGACAG